Proteins encoded within one genomic window of Rubritalea squalenifaciens DSM 18772:
- a CDS encoding DUF2062 domain-containing protein — protein MKRRYLRLVRRAYRYLRHPRIRRIKWLDPVIKSVFNRRYWLPCRATVANGLSVGFFCSMLPIPFQMVLAALGCLRARGNVPAAIAACWITNPITQIPIMALQERFGYWLHHTLGIPRPPYFSHLEMSFEAPRIDIFGTLLLEGGLTTANIGNFVLGFLFSGFILAMLAYPLVYGVSLFLPNRGKAVEPVPVADTDD, from the coding sequence TTGAAACGCAGGTATCTCAGACTCGTTCGTCGCGCCTATCGTTACCTGCGCCACCCCCGCATCCGTAGGATCAAGTGGCTGGATCCTGTCATTAAGTCAGTCTTTAACCGCCGCTACTGGCTACCCTGCCGAGCTACGGTAGCCAATGGACTCTCTGTTGGTTTCTTCTGCTCCATGCTTCCTATACCATTTCAGATGGTCTTGGCGGCACTGGGATGCCTAAGAGCCAGGGGCAACGTACCGGCTGCTATTGCAGCTTGCTGGATTACGAATCCGATCACACAAATCCCTATCATGGCTCTGCAAGAGCGCTTCGGATACTGGTTGCACCATACTCTGGGCATTCCCCGCCCGCCGTATTTTTCCCATTTGGAAATGAGCTTTGAAGCTCCCAGAATCGATATCTTCGGCACCCTGCTTCTGGAAGGAGGCCTAACGACAGCGAACATCGGCAACTTCGTCCTCGGCTTCCTCTTCTCAGGCTTCATCCTCGCCATGTTAGCCTATCCCCTAGTGTACGGAGTCAGCCTCTTTCTACCCAACCGCGGCAAAGCAGTAGAACCGGTCCCTGTGGCAGACACTGACGACTGA